In Nematostella vectensis chromosome 12, jaNemVect1.1, whole genome shotgun sequence, the genomic window GTTTTCAGTAAAACTCACTCTTCTCGGTGTCACACACTCGTTTCGTTATTACTCACTCTTCTCAGTGTCATACACTCGTTTCGGTATTACACACTCTTCCCCTGTGTCACACACTCGTTTCGGTATCACTCACCCTTCTCCGTGTCACACACTCGTTTTGGTGTCACTCGCTCTTCTCGGTGTCACACACTCGTTTCGGTATCACTCACCCTTCTCCGTGTCACACACTCGTTTCGGTGTCACTCACTCTTCTCGGTGTCACACACTCGTTTCGGTATCACTCACTCTTCTCGGTGTCACACACTCGTTTTCAGTAAAACTCACACTTCTCGGTGTCACACACTCGTTTCGGTATTACTCACTTTTCTCGGTGTCACACACTCGTTTCGGTATCACTCACCCTTCTCGGTGTCACACACTCGTTTCGGTGTCACTCACTCTTCTCGGTGTCACACACTCGTTTCGGTATCACTCACCCTTCTCCGTGTCACACACTCGTTTCGGTGTCACTCACTCTTCTCGGTGTCACACACTCGATTCGGTATCACTCACTCTTCTCGGTGTCACACACTCGTTTCGGTGTCACTCACTCCTCTCGGTGTCACACACTCGTTTCGGTATCACTCACTCTTCTCGGTGTCACACACTCGTTTCGGTGTCACTCACTTTTTCGGTGTCACACACTCGTTTCGTTATTACTCACTCTTCTCAGTGTCATACACTCGTTTCAATATTACACACTCTTCCCCTGTGTCACACACTCGTTTCGGTATCGCTCTTCTCGGTGTCACACACTTGTTTGGTATTACTCGCTCTTCTCGGTGTCACACACTCGTTTCTGTAGTATCACTCACTCTTCTGGTGTTAGGGGTGGATCACTAGAAATTTGAAGAGGGGGTGGCAATTCCAAAAAAACGTGCATGGCcgattcttaaaaaaaataaacttgc contains:
- the LOC125557544 gene encoding uncharacterized protein LOC125557544 → MPFVILFSVSHTRFGITHSSRCHTLVFSKTHSSRCHTLVSLLLTLLSVIHSFRYYTLFPCVTHSFRYHSPFSVSHTRFGVTRSSRCHTLVSVSLTLLRVTHSFRCHSLFSVSHTRFGITHSSRCHTLVFSKTHTSRCHTLVSVLLTFLGVTHSFRYHSPFSVSHTRFGVTHSSRCHTLVSVSLTLLRVTHSFRCHSLFSVSHTRFGITHSSRCHTLVSVSLTPLGVTHSFRYHSLFSVSHTRFGVTHFFGVTHSFRYYSLFSVSYTRFNITHSSPVSHTRFGIALLGVTHLFGITRSSRCHTLVSVVSLTLLVLGVDH